ATGATAAAGTTGGAAGTGTTTATCGTCAAAAATACAAAGAAGGTAAAAGAATCGAAGAATACGATGTGGAAACATTGGACTATTTGAATACGCCTAAACAGAAAAAGTTGAAGGTTGGTTTTACCCTTGCAAGTATGTTTGAGATAACAGCTTCATATGACATCGCAAAAATTGCAGATGATAAAACTTCATTTACCTATACTGTAACGAATCGTCCTTTAAAATGGTTTGTGAAACTATTTTTATTGTTTGCTTCTGATAAAGTGGTTATTGAGTTTTTAGAACGTGTTAAAAAGATTGCTGAAGCAGATGAGTAAAGTATGTTTGACCAAATTAGTGTGTGCTGAAATAAAAATGCTTAGAAACTACGAAAAAAATCAGCCTTTCCTACCCGAAAGGCTGATTTTTTATGTTGATGGACTAATTAAAGATATTCACGTACGCGATCAAATAAGACATTATTTTCAAGGTGAA
This window of the Sporosarcina ureilytica genome carries:
- a CDS encoding SRPBCC family protein; this translates as MKKWTRNIEINAPIEKVWCLVDGSVENMQKIMPNVIEHKPIKVTDDKVGSVYRQKYKEGKRIEEYDVETLDYLNTPKQKKLKVGFTLASMFEITASYDIAKIADDKTSFTYTVTNRPLKWFVKLFLLFASDKVVIEFLERVKKIAEADE